A part of Geothrix oryzae genomic DNA contains:
- the ispE gene encoding 4-(cytidine 5'-diphospho)-2-C-methyl-D-erythritol kinase: MALAIQAPAKLNRFLAVLGRRADGFHELELVTTVLEGVADLTDSLEGEPAPELTLAITGPMGEGLVADESNLVIKAWRLLEEAAQRPLPATLRLEKRIPHGAGLGGGSSDAAAALRLGNQLFALGLQEGELLRMAGRLGSDVPLFLLGGTVLGLGRGERVFPLRPVPLEPLLLAHPGLHVSTPSVYRALQDVGYPFPEALASQPGGTAPPWRNDLTGAALWVCPPLAEVRDALRDTGGEPLLCGSGSCWAARYDTVQARDAAAGRISGERPDWGLWRV; the protein is encoded by the coding sequence ATGGCTCTCGCGATCCAGGCCCCCGCCAAGCTCAACCGTTTCCTCGCCGTGCTCGGGCGGCGCGCCGATGGATTCCACGAGCTGGAGCTGGTCACCACCGTGCTGGAGGGCGTGGCGGACTTGACGGATTCGCTGGAGGGGGAACCCGCCCCCGAGCTGACCCTGGCCATCACCGGTCCCATGGGCGAGGGGCTGGTGGCCGACGAGTCCAACCTGGTGATCAAGGCCTGGCGCCTGCTGGAGGAGGCGGCCCAGCGCCCCCTGCCCGCCACCCTGCGCCTGGAGAAGCGCATCCCCCACGGCGCCGGACTCGGCGGCGGCAGCAGCGATGCGGCGGCGGCCCTGCGGCTGGGAAACCAACTGTTCGCCCTCGGCCTGCAGGAGGGCGAGCTGCTGCGCATGGCGGGGCGCCTCGGCAGCGATGTCCCCCTGTTCCTGCTTGGCGGGACGGTCCTCGGCCTGGGCCGCGGCGAGCGCGTGTTCCCCCTCCGCCCCGTGCCCCTGGAGCCCCTGTTGCTCGCCCATCCGGGCCTGCATGTGAGTACCCCGAGCGTCTACCGGGCCCTCCAGGATGTCGGTTACCCCTTCCCCGAGGCCCTGGCTTCGCAACCCGGGGGCACCGCCCCTCCCTGGCGGAACGACCTCACGGGCGCGGCCCTGTGGGTCTGCCCGCCCCTGGCCGAGGTGCGCGACGCCCTGCGGGACACCGGCGGCGAGCCGCTGCTGTGCGGCTCCGGCAGCTGCTGGGCCGCCCGGTACGACACCGTCCAGGCCCGAGATGCCGCGGCCGGGCGGATTTCCGGTGAACGGCCCGACTGGGGACTCTGGCGCGTCTGA
- a CDS encoding thioesterase family protein: MVLFFRTLWKALTLWRRAPLEPLGASVLRFRVWPNDLDVNVHMNNGRFLSVMDLGRFDLSFRTKLGRAMLRNRWKPLVGAITMRYRRSLDPFERYELHTRLLGWDEKWVFLEQRFLKRGGELAAEGVVKALFRGKHGNIPVAQVLEQMDYEGPRPDLPDAVRRWAEG; this comes from the coding sequence ATGGTTCTGTTCTTCCGCACCCTCTGGAAAGCCCTCACGCTCTGGCGCCGCGCGCCCCTGGAGCCGTTGGGCGCCTCGGTGCTCCGCTTCCGCGTGTGGCCCAACGACCTGGATGTGAATGTCCACATGAACAACGGGCGTTTCCTGAGTGTCATGGATCTGGGCCGCTTCGACCTCAGCTTCCGCACCAAGCTGGGCCGGGCCATGCTGCGGAACCGCTGGAAGCCTCTCGTGGGCGCCATCACCATGCGCTACCGCCGCAGCCTCGATCCCTTCGAGCGATATGAGCTGCACACGCGGCTGCTGGGCTGGGACGAGAAGTGGGTCTTCCTAGAGCAGCGCTTCCTGAAGCGCGGCGGCGAGCTGGCGGCCGAAGGCGTGGTGAAGGCCCTCTTCCGGGGAAAGCACGGCAATATCCCCGTGGCCCAGGTCCTCGAGCAGATGGACTACGAGGGACCTCGGCCGGATCTGCCCGACGCTGTCCGCCGGTGGGCCGAGGGCTGA